A window from Bombus pascuorum chromosome 12, iyBomPasc1.1, whole genome shotgun sequence encodes these proteins:
- the LOC132912647 gene encoding transportin-1 isoform X2 translates to MLSWRDGGGNRGELPFICEVREGWLRSVVLLKNTMKMAWQPQEEGLRQILTLLKESQSPDTATQRAVQEKLEELNKFPDFNNYLIFVLTKLTSEDEPTRSLSGLILKNNVKAHFYKFLPEVTNFIKQECLSAVGDSSPLIRATVGILITTIASKGELTRWPELLPALCQMLDSQDYNVCEGAFGALQKICEDSAEILDSDALNRPLNVLIPKFLQFFRHSSPKIRSHATACVNQFIVNRTQALMIHIDSFLENLFHLANDDDPEVRKNVCRALVMLLEVRMDRLIPHMHNIIEYMLMRTQDLDEGVALEACEFWLSLAEQPICKEALAPHLPRLVPVLVRGMKYSDIDIILLKGDVEEDEMIPDREEDIRPRFPKSKTHHSHHGNMNKHSNENGGCDEEDTDAEDGCDDDSSLSDWNLRKCSAAALDMLANVFREELLPVLVPILKETLFHQDWVIKESGILALGAIAEGCMSGMIPHLSELIPYLISCLSDKKALVRAITCWTLSRYAHWVCAQPHDTHLKPLMTELLKRVLDGNKRVQEAACSAFATLEEEACTELVPYLGYILETLVFAFGKYQHKNLLILYDAIGTLADSVGHHLNKPDYINLLMPPLINKWNVLKDEDKDLFPLLECLSSIATALRSGFLPYCEPVYRRCVSLVEQTLNQHIANTQSPEQFEAPDKDFMIVALDLLSGLAEGLDCHMERLVMNSNVMQLLYQCMQDVMPEVRQSSFALLGDLTKACFQHVLPCIPEFMPILGQNLNPEFISVCNNATWTIGEIAIKLGSDTSAYIPLILTQLIDIINRPNTPKTLLENTGVLL, encoded by the exons aaattggaagaattaaacaaattccCAGACTTCAAcaattatcttatttttgttttaacaaaACTCACATCAGAGG atgAACCTACGAGGTCTTTAAGTGGActgattttgaaaaataacgttaaaGCTCATTTTTATAAGTTTTTACCAGAGGTTACAAATTTCATCAAACAAGAATGTTTATCAGCAGTTGGAGATTCATCACCTCTGATTCGTGCAACTGTTGGTATTTTAATAACTACCATTGCATCCAAAG GTGAATTAACTAGATGGCCGGAGTTGCTACCTGCACTTTGTCAAATGTTAGACTCACAAGACTATAATGTTTGTGAGGGTGCATTTGGTGCTCTTCAAAAGATTTGTGAAGATTCTGCAGAAATTTTAGATTCTGATGCACTTAATCGAccattaaatgttttaatccCAAAGTTCCTGCAATTTTTTAGACATTCAAGCCCCAAAATTAGATCACATGCTACTGCCTGTGTTAATCAATTTATTGTTAATCGTACACAGGCTTTGATGATTCACATAGATAGCTTCCTGGAAAATCTCTTCCATTTGGCTAATGACGATGATCCAGAAGTCAGAAAGAACGTATGCAG AGCTCTGGTTATGCTGCTTGAAGTTCGAATGGATAGATTAATACCACACATgcataatataatagaatatatgttAATGAGGACCCAGGATCTTGATGAAGGAGTTGCTTTAGAAGCCTGTGAATTTTGGCTTTCATTAGCTGAACAACCAATATGTAAAGAAGCACTTGCACCACATTTACCTCGTTTAGTACCTGTATTG GTAAGAGGTATGAAATACTCGGACATTGATATAATACTTCTAAAAGGAGATGTGGAAGAAGATGAAATGATCCCAGATAGAGAAGAAGATATCAGACCAAGATTTCCCAAGTCAAAAACACACCATTCACATCATGGCAATATGAATAAGCACTCAAACGAAAACGGAGGTTGTGATGAAGAAGACACAGATGCTGAAGATGGATGTGATGACGATTCATCACTTAGTGACTGGAATTTAAGGAAATGTTCTGCTGCTGCATTAGATATGTTAGCAAATGTATTTAGAGAAGAATTATTACCAGTTCTAGTACcaattttgaaagaaacgcTGTTCCATCAAGATTGGGTAATTAAAGAGTCTGGAATATTAGCACTGGGGGCTATAGCAGAAG GTTGTATGAGCGGAATGATTCCACATTTATCAGAATTAATTCCTTATTTAATTAGTTGCTTAAGCGACAAAAAAGCACTAGTACGTGCTATTACTTGTTGGACACTAAGCCGTTACGCACATTGGGTTTGTGCGCAACCACACGACACACATTTGAAACCTTTAATGACTGAATTACTGAAACGAGTACTTGATGGCAATAAACGCGTCCAGGAAGCAGCATGTTCTGCTTTTGCAACGTTAGAAGAGGAAGCGTGTACAGAACTAGTCCCTTATCTTGGATATATTCTTGAAACgcttgtttttgcttttg GCAAATATCAacataaaaatcttttaatattgtaCGATGCAATTGGTACACTTGCTGATTCAGTAGGACATCATCTTAATAAACCAGATTACATTAACCTTCTTATGCCACCACTCATTAATAAGTGGAATGTGTTAAAAGATGAAGACAAAGACCTTTTCCCATTATTAGAATGCCTTTCTTCAATTGCGACTGCTTTACGATCTGGTTTCCTTCCTTATTGCGAACCCGTGTATAG gcGGTGTGTATCCCTCGTAGAGCAGACGCTAAATCAACACATAGCAAATACACAGAGTCCAGAACAATTTGAGGCCCCTGATAAAGATTTTATGATTGTTGCATTAGACCTTCTTAGTGGCTTAGCAGAAGGGTTGGATTGTCATATGGAACGCTTAGTAATGAACAGTAATGTAATGCAACTGCTGTATCAATGTATGCAAGATGTTATGCCTGAAGTTAGACAAAGCAGTTTCGCCTTATTAGGGGACCTTACAAAGGCCTGTTTCCAACATGTTCTACCGTGTATAC CGGAATTTATGCCTATACTTGGACAGAATTTAAATCCTGAGTTTATATCTGTATGTAATAATGCAACATGGACTATCGGTGAAATAGCTATAAAACTCG gtTCTGATACAAGTGCATATATCCCATTAATTTTGACCCAGCTTATCGATATAATCAACAGACCGAATACGCCAAAAACGCTGTTAGAAAATACAG